CGGCCAATTTAGTTCTGATAATTGTTTTTCCAGTATGCTTGTTGGTATTTTTGCCGATGGAACTTCATTTGCATCGAGCAAAGCTACACGGGGTTTGTCTATACCTAAACTCCTGGCTGCTTCTATAGCATTTCTTAGGATATCAAAGCTTGATTCTAATTTATCATCTATAAAAAGTGATGGATTTATCGCAGGATCGGTAAGGAAAATGAGTCTATCTACCGATGGGAGTTCAAATATACTTACTAAGGATAATCTTCTGCCTATGTTTAAACCCTTCTCTTTGTCAAGTATTGCTTTAACGAAGTTTTGAGTGTTTATTTTCCCTTTCATTATTAGTTGTGCATCACCTTTTCTTATTATTTCTACACCTTTTTTGGCTGTTTCAAGTTCATAGCTTTCATCCTGTGCTGAAACATGGATAAATTCATAGTGATTTTTATAATTAAGGTGGTCTTTGCAATAAAAGCTTGTTTTCTCTATATCACCTACAAGATAGACCTTATCCACTATACCTTCTTCTATGGCTCGATTTACGGCGCTCATGGAGGAGTCATCAGGGCAAACCAGAGAGATATTTTTTTTGGGAAGTAGCTTTGCAGCATGAACCATATCTCTCATCTTTTTACCTTTTATTTGATGGATCATCGATTCTGTATTTAAAACGACAACAAGGAGTTTAGAAAAATCTGAGATAGAGTTTATACAATGGGGTAAGGATGAATCGAAGTAAAGGGTATCGCCTTCTTCTAAAATATATTCTTCACCATCAACTATCAATTTTACTTTACCATGTAAAACAAAATGAAATTCTTCACCCTTGTGGGTACTGATCTCCTGTTTTTCACTTTTACGAACCTCTACTAAGAGGGGTTCCATAGATCTACCTACATAGAATGGTGCTAAACTTTCATAGTCATAACCCCTTCTTCTGCGTATGGGTATCCTTTCTTCTCTTCTTGTGGCAACTGTTTTTTTAGGTTTAAACTCGTTGCCATAAATTATTGTGGATAGGTCTTTATTTAAAGCTTTTGATATTTTTAAAAGTATTGAGACTGATGGCTGTAACTCATTGTTTAATATCCTGTTGAATTCATCTTTTTCCAGATTAATCTGTTTTAGCAAAAAATCTACGTCAATGTTTTCTTGGATAATTATTTTTTTTATGTTACTCCCGATATCTATTTTCATCTCTGCTCCAGATTATAGATATTCTTTTGGTGTCTCTTCACCTGTTAAAACTCTTAATCCTGCTTCTATTAAAGCTTCTATTTCGTTTTCCCCAGGCTCTACAAATATTTTGCCTAAAAATTTTATTCTATCTATAATTAAATTTATAAATCTTTCACTGTGGGCAAGACCACCAGTGAGTATGATACCATCAATATCTCCAGAAACCACGGGAGCTAAGGCACCAATCTCTTTAGCAACCTGATAGGCCATAGCCTCATAATATAATTTAGCATTTTCATCACCTTTGTCTATCATTTTTTCTACTTCTCTTAAGTCGACGGTATTAAGATAGGAATAAAGCCCTGCTTTTCGTGAAACTGTGTTTCTTAGTTCTTCTATGGTGTAACTACCATTTTTTAATAATTCCAATACCCCATCTACAGGCAAAGATCCAGCTCTTTCTGGAGAGAATGGACCATCACCATCTAAGGCATTATTTACATCGATAACTGACCCTTTACTATGAATACCTACAGAAATTCCTCCACCAAGATGGGCGACAATGAGATTTACTTCTTCATAACTTTTACCAATTTTTTTTGATACTTTCATAGCTGTGGCTTTTTGATTTAGTGCATGAAACATGCTCTTTCTTTCAATTCC
The window above is part of the Calditerrivibrio sp. genome. Proteins encoded here:
- a CDS encoding phosphate acyltransferase encodes the protein MKIDIGSNIKKIIIQENIDVDFLLKQINLEKDEFNRILNNELQPSVSILLKISKALNKDLSTIIYGNEFKPKKTVATRREERIPIRRRRGYDYESLAPFYVGRSMEPLLVEVRKSEKQEISTHKGEEFHFVLHGKVKLIVDGEEYILEEGDTLYFDSSLPHCINSISDFSKLLVVVLNTESMIHQIKGKKMRDMVHAAKLLPKKNISLVCPDDSSMSAVNRAIEEGIVDKVYLVGDIEKTSFYCKDHLNYKNHYEFIHVSAQDESYELETAKKGVEIIRKGDAQLIMKGKINTQNFVKAILDKEKGLNIGRRLSLVSIFELPSVDRLIFLTDPAINPSLFIDDKLESSFDILRNAIEAARSLGIDKPRVALLDANEVPSAKIPTSILEKQLSELNWPDAYVYGPLSYDLALYSDSVEKKGLKDNPVAGKADILVVPHIEGGNFLYKAWVMTMGVEVANLVLGAACPIILTSRSDGEMTKFLTICASSIFSSHKSDIS
- the buk gene encoding butyrate kinase, whose translation is MIIIAIDPGSTSTKIGIFKDSNLFKQNIQHDRQEIDKYKNIIDQKDFRFSLIKQTLNNFLPYPTKVDVIIGRGGLIKPIKGGIYKVNEQMLHDLKVGVMGQHAANLGGIIAYELAKIYSCEAYITNPPVIDEMIPIAKVTGLKGIERKSMFHALNQKATAMKVSKKIGKSYEEVNLIVAHLGGGISVGIHSKGSVIDVNNALDGDGPFSPERAGSLPVDGVLELLKNGSYTIEELRNTVSRKAGLYSYLNTVDLREVEKMIDKGDENAKLYYEAMAYQVAKEIGALAPVVSGDIDGIILTGGLAHSERFINLIIDRIKFLGKIFVEPGENEIEALIEAGLRVLTGEETPKEYL